The following are encoded in a window of Deltaproteobacteria bacterium genomic DNA:
- a CDS encoding helix-turn-helix transcriptional regulator yields the protein MTQRSINLFLLRLKNLRKKAGLTQQDIADRLGLNQATYSAMERGSQSILSDYLFKIAEILKIPVWQIFANPNEAGVLDKEDKTFFEMWIRFAPTEREVLKAMADQIMQKKALEINEHTFIVSAHDREPGVRMIGPHLYA from the coding sequence ATGACGCAACGCTCAATAAATTTATTTCTCCTACGCCTAAAAAATCTCCGGAAAAAAGCCGGGCTGACACAGCAGGATATTGCCGACCGTCTTGGATTAAATCAGGCAACCTACTCCGCGATGGAAAGAGGCAGCCAATCTATTCTGAGCGATTATCTTTTCAAAATCGCGGAAATATTGAAAATTCCCGTCTGGCAAATTTTTGCAAATCCAAACGAAGCTGGAGTTCTAGATAAAGAGGATAAAACTTTCTTTGAGATGTGGATAAGATTTGCTCCCACCGAACGAGAAGTTTTGAAAGCAATGGCGGATCAGATTATGCAAAAGAAAGCGTTGGAAATAAATGAGCACACTTTTATTGTCAGCGCGCATGACAGGGAGCCTGGAGTTCGCATGATAGGGCCCCACCTGTACGCATGA
- a CDS encoding helix-turn-helix transcriptional regulator codes for MDTKVLTLGELIRTLRHRSKLSQTELARVVGVHFSSISRWERDVSTDEMKLKHIVKLASATNIPLPELLKASKHLGEHDLDEVIRAIDGEIDG; via the coding sequence ATGGACACTAAAGTTTTGACGTTGGGGGAACTCATTAGAACTTTAAGGCACCGATCGAAACTCTCTCAAACAGAACTGGCAAGGGTTGTGGGTGTTCACTTCTCTAGTATATCCCGATGGGAACGTGATGTGTCGACGGATGAAATGAAACTCAAACATATCGTAAAACTCGCTTCAGCCACTAATATTCCACTTCCTGAGTTATTGAAGGCAAGTAAACATTTGGGAGAGCATGACCTCGATGAAGTTATTAGAGCAATCGATGGAGAGATCGATGGATGA